The Pseudoliparis swirei isolate HS2019 ecotype Mariana Trench chromosome 16, NWPU_hadal_v1, whole genome shotgun sequence genome includes a window with the following:
- the LOC130206521 gene encoding neutral cholesterol ester hydrolase 1-like: MFFASSFSLSSAHSSPGFYFEIRVVPPCLVVPWRSHRSPSPVSLDPVRAGGFQVPGQQDRRSAAMRLRLAGAALLAAASYYVYLPLPSGVSEPGKLMLLDALIRGFMQASDMAHALGVCHRVHLLNQVVSWVEEVGARSCSAVHVSDSSLGGVPARVFRPTAGGRPKRGVVYYHGGGWALGSARMRSYDRLCRKMSEDLDAVVISVDYRLAPEAVFPDQYHDALAAARAFLSAPVLERYAIDPGRVGVSGDSAGGNLAAAVAQELSSDDTVPVKFKVQALIYPVLQALDFYTPSYQQNAAVPILYRPVMARFWLQYLGADASLEPVLLANNHSSLDQPAAAAAARSKLDWTALLPAERRKHYRPVARETGSPQVTLAVPQLLDVRAAPLLAEPGVLRATPRAYVMTCEFDVLRDDGLMYVRRLRDAGVAVTSDHYEDGFHGCMAFAFAPVLSSVGRRSADNYVRWLDQNL, from the exons ATGTTTTTCGCTTCATCATTCAGTTTATCGAGCGCACATTCGAGTcccggcttttattttgaaatccggGTCGTTCCTCCGTGTTTGGTCGTGCCCTGGCGGAGCCACCGATCGCCTTCACCGGTGTCGTTGGATCCCGTGCGCGCGGGAGGCTTCCAGGTACCGGGGCAACAGGACCGCCGCTCCGCGGCCATGAGGCTCCGCCTGGCCGGCGCCGCGCTGCTGGCCGCGGCCTCGTACTACGTCTACCTGCCGCTGCCGAGCGGCGTCAGCGAGCCGGGGAAGCTGATGCTGCTGGACGCGCTCATCCGGGGCTTCATGCAGGCG AGCGACATGGCTCACGCGCTGGGCGTGTGCCACCGGGTCCACCTGCTGAACCAGGTGGTGtcgtgggtggaggaggtgggggctCGCTCCTGCTCCGCCGTGCACGTGAGCGACTCCTCGCTGGGCGGCGTGCCGGCCCGCGTCTTCAGGCCGACGGCGGGCGGGCGGCCGAAGAGGGGGGTCGTTTATTACCACGGAGGGGGCTGGGCGCTCGGCAGCGCGC GGATGAGGTCATACGACAGACTGTGTCGCAAGATGTCGGAGGACCTGGACGCGGTCGTCATATCGGTGGA TTACCGTCTGGCTCCAGAGGCGGTGTTCCCGGACCAGTACCACGACGCGCTGGCGGCGGCACGGGCCTTCCTGTCGGCTCCGGTTCTGGAGCGCTACGCCATCGACCCGGGGCGGGTGGGCGTGTCCGGGGACAGCGCCGGGGGGAACCTGGCCGCCGCCGTGGCCCAAGAG CTGAGCTCAGACGACACGGTGCCGGTGAAGTTCAAGGTCCAGGCGTTGATCTATCCGGTGCTGCAGGCGCTGGACTTCTACACGCCGTCCTACCAGCAGAACGCGGCGGTGCCCATCCTCTACCGGCCCGTCATGGCCCGCTTCTGGCTGCAGTACCTGGGCGCCGACGCCTCCCTGGAGCCCGTCCTGCTCGCCAACAACCACAGCTCCCTGGACcagccggccgccgccgccgccgcgcgctCCAAGCTGGACTGGACCGCTCTGCTGCCGGCGGAGCGCAGGAAGCACTACCGGCCCGTGGCGAGGGAAACGGGCTCGCCGCAGGTGACGCTCGCCGTGCCGCAGCTGCTGGACGTCCGGGCGGCGCCGCTGCTGGCGGAGCCGGGCGTCCTGCGGGCGACGCCCCGAGCGTACGTGATGACCTGCGAGTTCGACGTGCTGCGGGACGACGGGTTGATGTACGTCCGGCGCCTGAGGGACGCCGGCGTCGCGGTGACCAGCGACCACTACGAGGACGGCTTCCACGGCTGCATGGCGTTCGCCTTCGCGCCGGTTCTGTCCAGCGTCGGACGGAGGAGCGCCGACAACTACGTCCGCTGGCTGGACCAGAAtctgtag